A genomic region of Streptosporangium lutulentum contains the following coding sequences:
- the mihF gene encoding integration host factor, actinobacterial type, translated as MALPPLTPEQRAAALEKAAKARKERAEVKNRLKHGAVSLTEVLKDGQADDVIGKMKVSALLESLPGVGKVRAKQLMERLGIAESRRVRGLGTNQRASLEREFGGAES; from the coding sequence GTGGCTCTTCCTCCCCTTACCCCTGAGCAGCGCGCCGCAGCCCTAGAGAAGGCTGCGAAGGCACGAAAAGAGCGTGCCGAGGTGAAAAACCGCCTGAAGCACGGTGCGGTCTCCCTCACTGAGGTGCTCAAAGACGGGCAGGCCGACGACGTCATCGGCAAGATGAAGGTTTCGGCTCTTCTGGAGTCGCTTCCCGGCGTGGGCAAGGTCCGCGCCAAGCAGCTCATGGAGCGACTCGGCATCGCAGAGTCCCGCCGCGTGCGGGGTCTCGGTACCAACCAGCGGGCTTCGCTCGAGCGTGAGTTCGGCGGGGCCGAGAGCTAA
- the pyrF gene encoding orotidine-5'-phosphate decarboxylase, producing MTPAPIAVALDAPDLETAARWASLVTPHVSTVKVGLELYLRYGPDVIASVRGASGVRLFLDLKLHDIPNTVAGAAGAVARLKPAILTVHASGGPAMIEAAVNALPNTQIAAVTLLTSLSEADLERIGVNGPASDAVRRLAVMAVGAGAQALVCSPHEITTVRAEVGPDITLIIPGVRPAGAESQDQARVATPEQAFADGADLLVIGRPITGSADPGATAAGIAASLRRTSAATGRPA from the coding sequence GTGACGCCCGCGCCCATCGCCGTCGCCCTGGACGCTCCCGATCTCGAGACCGCGGCCCGCTGGGCGAGCCTGGTGACGCCTCACGTCAGCACGGTCAAGGTCGGGCTCGAACTCTATCTCCGCTACGGTCCCGACGTGATCGCCTCGGTCCGCGGCGCGAGCGGCGTGCGGCTGTTCTTGGACCTGAAGCTCCATGACATCCCGAACACCGTCGCGGGCGCGGCCGGCGCCGTGGCCCGGCTCAAGCCCGCGATCCTGACCGTCCACGCGAGCGGTGGCCCCGCGATGATCGAGGCGGCGGTGAACGCCCTGCCCAACACCCAGATCGCGGCGGTGACACTTCTCACATCGCTCTCCGAGGCCGATCTGGAGCGAATCGGTGTGAACGGCCCGGCGAGTGACGCCGTACGCCGCCTGGCGGTCATGGCCGTCGGCGCGGGCGCCCAGGCCCTCGTCTGCTCGCCGCATGAGATCACCACGGTGCGCGCGGAGGTCGGGCCGGACATCACCCTGATCATTCCCGGCGTCCGCCCCGCCGGTGCCGAAAGTCAGGATCAGGCAAGAGTAGCGACTCCCGAGCAGGCTTTCGCCGACGGGGCGGATCTTCTCGTGATCGGCCGTCCGATCACCGGCTCCGCCGACCCCGGCGCGACGGCCGCGGGGATCGCCGCGTCGCTCCGGCGCACCTCCGCGGCCACCGGAAGGCCGGCGTGA
- a CDS encoding dihydroorotate dehydrogenase, producing MPVDMRTYLGHVELVNPITTAAGCAASGSELAQFFDLGRIGALTTRSITMAPRAGRPTPRMAETPSGMLNAIGLQGPGVDAFLERELPWLDQRGVKTVVSVAGGTVAEYTALARRLTDAPGVGAVEVNLSCPNIEDRGRVFARDGAASAEVIASVRSVMRYDVPVVAKLSPDVMDIVSVARACVDAGADALSMINNPLGMSIDTEAMRPSLAAVTGGLSGPAIRPLAVRCVWQVHAALPSVPIIGMGGVLTGQDAFELILAGACVVAVGTALFHDPYACLRILRELEELLAARGFHRLADAVGLAHRPPGATTRHRIDLEESSL from the coding sequence ATGCCGGTTGACATGCGGACGTACCTCGGGCACGTGGAACTGGTCAATCCGATCACCACGGCCGCGGGGTGCGCGGCATCGGGCTCCGAGCTCGCCCAGTTCTTCGACCTGGGCCGGATCGGCGCGCTGACCACCCGGTCGATCACGATGGCCCCCAGGGCGGGCCGTCCGACCCCCAGGATGGCCGAGACGCCCTCGGGCATGCTCAACGCCATCGGGCTCCAGGGGCCCGGCGTGGACGCCTTCCTGGAGCGCGAGCTGCCCTGGCTGGATCAGCGGGGCGTCAAGACCGTGGTGTCCGTCGCCGGCGGCACCGTGGCCGAGTACACCGCGCTCGCCCGCAGGCTCACCGACGCCCCCGGCGTCGGCGCGGTGGAGGTCAACCTGTCCTGCCCCAACATCGAGGACCGGGGCCGGGTCTTCGCCCGCGACGGCGCGGCCTCGGCCGAGGTGATCGCCTCGGTGCGTTCGGTGATGCGCTACGACGTGCCGGTGGTGGCCAAGCTCTCCCCGGACGTGATGGACATCGTGAGCGTCGCCCGCGCGTGCGTGGACGCCGGCGCCGACGCGCTCTCGATGATCAACAACCCGCTCGGCATGAGCATCGACACCGAGGCCATGCGGCCCTCGCTCGCGGCGGTCACCGGCGGACTGTCCGGCCCCGCGATCCGGCCGCTGGCCGTACGCTGCGTGTGGCAGGTCCACGCGGCGCTGCCCAGCGTGCCCATCATCGGCATGGGCGGCGTGCTGACCGGTCAGGACGCCTTTGAACTCATCCTCGCGGGGGCCTGTGTCGTCGCTGTGGGCACGGCGCTGTTCCACGACCCATATGCCTGCCTGCGCATCCTGCGCGAGCTGGAGGAGCTTCTGGCCGCCCGGGGGTTCCACCGGCTGGCGGACGCGGTCGGGCTGGCCCATCGCCCGCCGGGGGCGACCACCCGGCACCGGATAGACCTGGAGGAGAGTTCTCTCTAG
- a CDS encoding dihydroorotate dehydrogenase electron transfer subunit, whose protein sequence is MTGTVLTTRRVDAYHALTVVAPGIAERFRPGHFVGVAVGGARTSMLTRRAFSVHDVKPDYGGTVEFVFTVRGPGTAWLAERRARDTLDLVGPLGRSFPLPRDPVTCVLVGGEYGSATLFPVADALQQRGCRVDFVLGAVSADRVFGALRARRMGETTTLTTEDGSLGMRGRVTDVLPGVIADVRADAVYACGPMPMLGGVTAVAVEFDIPVQVAVEEQMACGVGVCMTCVLPVIGDDGVTRMVRSCVEGPVFRGERVRFDDVGTIPFDALGAPGGGTRNAG, encoded by the coding sequence GTGACGGGCACGGTGCTGACGACGCGCCGGGTCGACGCCTATCATGCGCTGACCGTGGTGGCGCCCGGCATCGCCGAGCGGTTCCGGCCGGGCCACTTCGTGGGAGTGGCCGTCGGCGGGGCCCGGACGTCGATGCTGACGCGCCGTGCCTTCTCCGTCCACGACGTCAAACCCGACTACGGCGGCACGGTGGAGTTCGTCTTCACCGTGCGCGGACCCGGTACGGCCTGGCTGGCCGAACGCCGTGCCCGCGACACCCTGGACCTGGTCGGCCCGCTCGGGCGCTCGTTCCCGCTGCCGCGGGACCCGGTGACCTGCGTCCTGGTCGGCGGGGAGTACGGCTCGGCGACGCTGTTCCCCGTGGCCGACGCCCTCCAGCAGCGCGGCTGCCGCGTCGACTTCGTGCTCGGAGCGGTCTCGGCCGACCGGGTGTTCGGCGCGCTGCGCGCCAGGAGGATGGGGGAGACCACCACGCTGACCACCGAGGACGGCTCGCTGGGCATGCGCGGCCGGGTGACCGACGTGCTGCCCGGGGTGATCGCCGACGTCCGGGCCGACGCGGTCTACGCCTGCGGCCCGATGCCGATGCTGGGCGGCGTCACCGCGGTGGCGGTCGAGTTCGACATCCCCGTCCAGGTGGCCGTGGAGGAGCAGATGGCGTGCGGCGTCGGCGTCTGCATGACCTGCGTGCTTCCGGTCATCGGGGACGACGGTGTCACCCGGATGGTGCGCTCGTGCGTCGAAGGACCGGTCTTCCGGGGCGAGCGCGTCCGCTTCGACGACGTGGGAACGATCCCGTTCGACGCGCTGGGAGCTCCCGGTGGGGGAACGCGGAATGCCGGTTGA